From Sphingomonas hengshuiensis, one genomic window encodes:
- a CDS encoding ABC transporter ATP-binding protein — translation MNDPVLETRGLKRSFTQGEATIHVLRGVDLTIQPGEIVGLLGPSGSGKSTLLQAVGLLEGGFEGSIRIAGKEAAQLPSGGRTEVRRDCLGFVYQFHHLLPDFNALENVVLPQMIHGALRKEADSRAALLLTALGLGGRLTHRPSQLSGGEQQRVAVARALANRPALVLADEPTGNLDEATADKVLEQLLELVRGEGSAALIATHNERLAARMDRVVRLHDGLLEERA, via the coding sequence ATGAATGATCCGGTTCTTGAAACGCGCGGGCTGAAGCGCAGCTTTACCCAGGGTGAGGCGACGATCCACGTCCTGCGCGGCGTCGACCTGACCATCCAGCCGGGCGAAATCGTCGGGCTGCTCGGCCCCTCGGGATCGGGCAAGTCGACCCTGCTCCAGGCGGTCGGCCTGCTCGAAGGCGGGTTCGAGGGATCGATCCGCATCGCGGGCAAGGAGGCGGCGCAGCTTCCCTCGGGCGGGCGTACCGAGGTGCGCCGCGATTGCCTGGGCTTCGTCTATCAGTTTCACCATCTCCTGCCCGATTTCAACGCGCTCGAGAATGTCGTCCTGCCCCAGATGATCCACGGCGCACTCCGCAAGGAGGCCGATTCGCGTGCCGCCCTGCTGCTGACCGCGCTGGGGCTGGGCGGGCGGCTGACGCATCGCCCCAGCCAGCTATCGGGCGGCGAGCAGCAGCGCGTCGCGGTCGCCCGCGCGCTCGCCAACCGCCCGGCGCTGGTGCTGGCCGACGAGCCCACCGGCAATCTCGACGAAGCGACCGCGGACAAGGTGCTCGAACAATTGCTCGAACTGGTGCGCGGCGAGGGATCGGCGGCGCTGATCGCGACGCATAATGAACGGCTGGCGGCGCGGATGGACCGTGTCGTCCGGCTGCATGACGGTTTGCTGGAGGAACGCGCATGA
- a CDS encoding division/cell wall cluster transcriptional repressor MraZ: MSSLFHGSALCEVDADGNVPMPGFVNEALDADRPELLVGKHESDACLVGYDRAHLDTVAARNERRRLADEARGEDARGHYRRMRRSFGLVGRMPRADATLRIPAEMRHLGRIGGLALFLGAGDRFEIWNPDLAMQSDDDQVRALAAFTLDAGPSKGVH; encoded by the coding sequence ATGAGTAGCCTATTTCACGGAAGCGCGCTGTGCGAAGTCGATGCCGATGGCAATGTCCCGATGCCCGGCTTCGTTAACGAAGCGCTGGATGCCGACCGCCCCGAATTGCTGGTCGGAAAGCATGAATCGGACGCCTGCCTGGTCGGCTATGACCGGGCGCATCTCGACACGGTCGCCGCGCGCAACGAGCGCCGGCGGCTGGCCGACGAAGCGCGCGGCGAGGATGCGCGCGGCCATTATCGGCGGATGCGACGCAGCTTCGGACTGGTCGGGCGGATGCCGCGCGCCGATGCGACGCTGCGCATCCCGGCGGAAATGCGCCACCTGGGCCGGATCGGCGGGCTGGCACTCTTCCTGGGCGCGGGCGACCGTTTCGAGATATGGAACCCTGACCTCGCGATGCAGAGTGACGATGATCAGGTCCGCGCGCTGGCAGCCTTCACGCTGGACGCCGGCCCCTCCAAGGGAGTGCATTGA
- a CDS encoding glutathione peroxidase translates to MTAITDIPVRTADGAETTLADYAGKVLLIVNTASKCGFTPQYADLEALHRTYGERGFAVLGFPCNQFGGQEPGDAEEIANFCSLTYDVSFPVFAKIDVNGEDAAPLFEELKKRAPGVLGSKSIKWNFTKFLVDRAGNPVERYAPTTSPKDLTGDIEKLL, encoded by the coding sequence ATGACGGCGATCACTGACATTCCCGTCCGCACCGCCGATGGCGCGGAAACGACGCTCGCCGACTATGCGGGCAAGGTGCTGCTGATCGTCAACACCGCGTCGAAATGCGGCTTCACCCCGCAATATGCCGATCTCGAGGCGCTGCATCGCACCTATGGCGAGCGTGGCTTCGCAGTGCTCGGCTTCCCGTGCAACCAGTTTGGCGGGCAGGAGCCGGGCGATGCCGAGGAAATCGCCAATTTCTGCTCGCTGACCTATGATGTCAGCTTCCCGGTCTTCGCCAAGATCGACGTCAACGGCGAGGACGCTGCACCGCTGTTCGAGGAACTGAAGAAGCGGGCGCCCGGCGTGCTGGGCTCAAAGTCGATCAAGTGGAACTTCACCAAATTCCTGGTCGATCGCGCGGGCAACCCGGTCGAACGCTATGCCCCGACGACCTCGCCCAAGGACCTGACCGGCGATATCGAGAAGCTGCTGTAG
- a CDS encoding lipoprotein-releasing ABC transporter permease subunit, translating to MFLSRYERMIARRYLLPGRSEAFIAVVAGFSLVAVMLGVAALIVVMSVMNGFRAELFDKITGLNGHAVIQGYGGQLRDWRQIVAEVRATPGVTSATPLIEQPLFASFNGRVEFAQVRGMRVEDIRTNPAMKGKEVLGSLNSLKPGGEEIAIGSRLAESLGATIGSSISIINPQGSATVFGTMPRIVQYRVATIFELGIYDFDKIFIVMPIEDAQTLLLLGDAVSMIEIDTNDPDHVERIIAPLNDKVGDRGQITDWRMMNRELFEALAVDRIVSFTVLSIILIVAAFNIVSSLIMLVRSKTRDIAVLRTMGATRGGLMRIFVTVGVTIGALGVAAGGVLGYLFITFRANVVQFIGLVTGQQVWDPSMRFLTELPARTDPVETIGICLMALLFTFLATLYPAWKAAGTDPVQVLRYE from the coding sequence ATGTTTCTCTCGCGCTACGAGCGGATGATCGCCCGCCGCTATCTTCTTCCGGGCCGGAGCGAGGCGTTCATCGCCGTCGTCGCGGGGTTCAGCCTGGTCGCGGTCATGCTCGGCGTCGCCGCGCTGATCGTCGTGATGAGCGTGATGAACGGCTTCCGGGCGGAATTGTTCGACAAGATCACCGGGCTGAACGGCCATGCCGTGATCCAGGGCTATGGCGGCCAGCTCCGCGACTGGCGCCAGATCGTCGCGGAGGTGCGCGCGACGCCGGGGGTCACCAGCGCTACGCCGCTGATCGAACAGCCGCTGTTCGCCAGCTTCAACGGCCGCGTCGAATTCGCGCAGGTTCGGGGGATGCGCGTCGAGGACATCCGCACCAACCCGGCGATGAAGGGCAAGGAAGTGCTCGGGTCGCTCAACAGCCTGAAGCCCGGCGGCGAGGAAATCGCGATCGGATCGCGCCTCGCCGAATCGCTCGGCGCGACGATCGGCAGCAGCATCTCGATCATCAACCCGCAAGGGTCGGCGACGGTGTTCGGGACGATGCCCCGGATCGTCCAATATCGGGTGGCGACGATCTTCGAGCTCGGCATCTATGATTTCGACAAGATCTTCATCGTCATGCCGATCGAGGACGCGCAGACGCTTCTGCTCCTCGGCGACGCGGTGAGCATGATCGAGATCGACACCAATGATCCCGATCATGTCGAGCGGATCATCGCCCCGCTCAACGACAAGGTCGGCGATCGCGGCCAGATCACCGATTGGCGGATGATGAACCGCGAACTGTTCGAGGCGCTGGCGGTCGATCGGATCGTGTCGTTCACGGTGCTGTCGATCATCCTGATCGTCGCGGCGTTCAACATCGTCTCGTCGCTGATCATGCTCGTCCGCTCGAAGACGCGCGACATCGCGGTGCTACGCACGATGGGCGCCACGCGCGGCGGGCTGATGCGCATCTTCGTCACCGTCGGCGTGACGATCGGCGCATTGGGCGTCGCGGCGGGCGGGGTGCTCGGCTATCTGTTCATCACCTTCCGCGCCAATGTCGTCCAGTTCATCGGGCTGGTGACCGGGCAACAGGTATGGGACCCCTCGATGCGCTTCCTCACCGAGTTGCCCGCGCGCACCGATCCGGTCGAGACGATCGGCATCTGCCTGATGGCTTTGCTCTTTACCTTCCTCGCCACGCTGTACCCGGCGTGGAAAGCTGCGGGCACCGATCCCGTCCAGGTGTTGCGCTATGAATGA